The Paenibacillus sophorae genome has a segment encoding these proteins:
- a CDS encoding DUF1273 domain-containing protein: protein MKTLLVTGYRAHELGIFDPKHPGIPYIKKALASRMIPLLEEGLEWIITPGQYGVDLWACETALELKERYPGLKLGIIAAHAAPEERWKEEKQDEFRRIAAAADYYGAVSNRPYEGSWQFKARDELLMRKSDGLLLVYDAEAQEGSPKYLRERALKLSEENGYALLTISMDDIQSMADEEHLSSYE from the coding sequence ATGAAAACACTGCTCGTTACCGGATACCGGGCGCATGAGCTGGGCATTTTTGACCCTAAGCATCCCGGCATTCCCTATATTAAAAAAGCGCTCGCTTCCCGGATGATTCCGCTGCTGGAAGAGGGGCTGGAGTGGATCATCACCCCCGGCCAGTACGGCGTTGACCTATGGGCGTGCGAAACCGCGCTGGAGTTAAAAGAACGCTATCCCGGCCTGAAGCTGGGCATTATCGCGGCCCATGCCGCTCCCGAGGAAAGATGGAAGGAAGAGAAGCAGGACGAATTCCGCCGGATTGCGGCGGCGGCCGATTATTACGGAGCGGTCAGCAACCGGCCCTACGAAGGAAGCTGGCAGTTCAAGGCGAGGGATGAGTTGCTGATGCGCAAAAGCGACGGGCTGCTCCTGGTGTATGACGCGGAAGCGCAGGAAGGGAGCCCGAAATATCTCAGGGAGCGGGCGCTCAAGCTGAGCGAAGAGAACGGGTATGCGCTGCTGACGATTTCGATGGACGATATCCAGAGTATGGCGGATGAGGAGCATCTGTCGTCATACGAGTGA
- a CDS encoding amidase family protein, with translation MAFEIVETTIAKIQAALDSGEITSRQLLLMYLERIADHDKNGLTVGSVIEINPDALFIADAMDAERAILSARGPLHGVPVMLKDNINTGDKMHTSAGSLALADSFAGEDAFIVSRLRDAGAVILGKTNMTEFANFMTTGMPSGYSSRGGQTLNPYNISKPTGGSSSGSAVAVACNFCAVSVGTETSGSILNPASLGSVVGIKPTVGLLSRSGILPLSNSQDTAGPIARTVRDAVLLLNAMLGPDETDAATGASLGKTHGDYTGFLDGNGLQGARIGIPRDYYFEEVGDERLALYEVAVRLMKDQGAVIVDPADVPTARDIRYSSVVLNEFKNSLNAYLAKLGPGAPMRTLKDIIAFNHAHPMETLRYGQSTLLDAEYRTSGTLTEPQYLRDRAADLRLCKDEGIDAVMREHRLDALLFPADFGSRIMARAGYPSIVVPAGYTPDGEPFGVTFAGMAFTEPVLIRLAYAFERHSKARRPPSLRSFI, from the coding sequence ATGGCATTTGAAATTGTGGAGACGACCATAGCGAAGATTCAGGCGGCGCTGGACTCCGGTGAGATCACATCCAGGCAGCTGCTTCTGATGTATCTTGAACGCATCGCGGATCATGACAAGAACGGACTAACAGTGGGTTCCGTCATCGAGATCAATCCCGACGCTCTGTTCATCGCAGACGCCATGGATGCGGAGCGCGCGATACTCAGCGCCCGGGGGCCGCTGCATGGCGTGCCCGTGATGCTCAAGGACAACATCAACACGGGGGATAAAATGCATACGAGCGCAGGCTCGCTTGCGCTTGCGGACTCTTTTGCCGGTGAAGACGCCTTCATTGTGTCCCGGCTGCGGGACGCGGGAGCGGTCATCCTGGGCAAGACGAATATGACCGAATTCGCCAACTTCATGACCACGGGCATGCCGTCCGGGTACAGCTCGCGCGGCGGGCAGACGCTGAACCCCTACAATATTTCGAAGCCCACCGGAGGCTCAAGCTCGGGCTCCGCCGTTGCGGTCGCCTGCAATTTCTGCGCGGTCTCCGTCGGAACGGAAACCTCCGGTTCCATTCTCAATCCCGCCAGCCTTGGCTCCGTTGTCGGCATCAAGCCGACGGTCGGGCTGCTCAGCCGCTCCGGCATCCTGCCGCTGTCGAACTCGCAGGATACTGCAGGACCGATAGCGAGAACGGTACGCGACGCGGTGCTGCTGCTGAATGCCATGCTCGGCCCGGATGAAACCGACGCTGCCACGGGCGCTTCGCTCGGGAAAACGCATGGCGATTATACCGGCTTTCTGGACGGGAACGGCCTTCAGGGCGCAAGAATCGGCATTCCGCGCGATTACTATTTCGAGGAGGTCGGCGACGAGCGGCTTGCGCTGTATGAGGTAGCCGTCCGGCTGATGAAGGATCAAGGAGCGGTGATCGTCGATCCCGCAGATGTGCCGACTGCGCGCGACATCCGTTATTCCTCGGTCGTGCTGAACGAGTTCAAAAATTCGCTGAACGCCTATCTGGCGAAGCTGGGTCCGGGAGCGCCCATGCGCACGCTGAAAGACATCATCGCTTTCAACCACGCCCATCCGATGGAAACGCTGCGCTACGGCCAATCGACGCTGCTCGACGCCGAATACCGGACCTCCGGCACTTTGACGGAGCCGCAGTATTTGCGCGACCGGGCAGCCGATCTCAGGCTGTGCAAAGATGAAGGCATCGACGCCGTCATGCGGGAGCACCGGCTGGACGCCCTGCTGTTCCCCGCCGATTTCGGCTCAAGAATTATGGCCCGGGCGGGCTACCCGTCGATTGTCGTTCCCGCCGGTTACACCCCGGACGGCGAGCCCTTTGGCGTGACGTTTGCGGGCATGGCCTTTACCGAGCCGGTGCTGATCCGGCTGGCTTATGCGTTCGAGCGGCACTCCAAGGCACGTAGACCGCCTTCGCTGCGAAGCTTTATCTAG